The following nucleotide sequence is from Chaetodon auriga isolate fChaAug3 chromosome 19, fChaAug3.hap1, whole genome shotgun sequence.
TCCCGCAACACCCTGAAACCTCACCCGACCGGCAGACTGTTACTTCCTGCATCCTTAAAGAAGCGATCTTTGTCCTCTGATGCGACGAGAGctgtgtgaaagctgcagcCGACGTTTCAGCTGGCATTTTGTGTGAAGTCAAATGTCAAACCCATAACCTGAACTGTATCCCAAATGAGTTTAGCAAATATTCTCTGCATGGTCTGGAAAGAATGCATGACGGCCAGGAGCAGAAGGCAAACTGCTCCGTCTCAGCAGATCAGAGCGAAGCACAAAgcgaagaggagagagcaggatgTGAAGTCGAGTTTCGTCTTAAGTCCCAATTAAGTCCAAGCACCTACCCTTTTTGATTCACTTCATGAAGAATTTGGCAAGGTTGTTTTTAGCTCAGAACATGCTGTATTTAGCCAAGATGCGATTAGTGCATGCTGCTGCGGGCTGATCGAATTATTTAATTTGCCATTTTGAATTCTAGGAAGCCTTTTCATCGGATCGAGtcaggttttggttttggttcacATTCGTCGTAGAAAATTCGCAAAACACGTGGCACTTTATCAGCTTAAATGTGCATGGAGTTTTAAAAACCAAGTGATTTAAAACCCTGTGGTTGTTGTgcagtttgtctctgtttggGAAAACCTACAAATCTAGTGATGGTTCAGTCAACATCTGAAATCTTCCTCTGCAGTAACGATGGAAATGAAGCTTTTAGAAAACCAGCAGTGTGTTTaagagcagagacaaacacagaaagtttTTTATGGGAGATGGATAATTAGTAGATTTTAACTGATCAAACAAAGCATTACTGCTCGGTTGTGATACTGGCCTATAGACAAATCTTTGTTTCTCTTGGGTTTTATGTTTTTGCCTCCtttgtgatgctgttttctTGCGTTCTTGCCAGCTGGTCAGTTGTTGCCACATCCATAAAAGCCACTGTGACCACTTAATGCTATTAAACATCagatttttgcttctttttgtcagagtgtgctttttttgtttaaccaggCAAATCCTTCCTGGCCTTCATGCACACTGAATATCAGTTTTATCCACACTCAAGCCAAAACAAACTGTATTAACCCCTAACCAACCACTACTCAGTACTCGGCGAGTTCAACCAAAGACGTCTTTCCCATTCTCTGCGTGGTCCTCTGTTCATTTGTGCACCAGATAAATCCTGAAAACACACGAGAATCAAGTGTTTTATTCGTGGTATAAAAATTCTTGCAAGCGTGACAAGAGACCAGTGGAGGAGCTCAGTGAAGCagctcctgtcctcctcctagTCCCCATGAAATGTGGACTTAACTTCCTGGAAACctgtcagaaaacagaaaaagatccCACCCCTCTGCGCTTAGACCAGACCACCGTTCTCCTCTCAGCTGATGTCCCCTCGGTCCGCAGTTTAAAAGCACAGAACACAGTGTGATCCCGTGCTGTGGTATGTCCTGTCCCGACATCCGACTTCAACAGGAAGCACATTACATTCATGACGTCAACATCCACAGGGCTCCGAGCGCCTTCTCGCTTGTCGtttgactgttttctgctttcattcGCAGGAACCTTTGTGCTGAAGGAGTGTGAAAGAGACCAAGAACAAGGGACCTGTCTCTCCTGCGAGCATGGACAGACCTACACCGAGCACTCCAACGGGATGAACCGCTGTCTGCCCTGCACACACTGCCGCTCAGGTAACCAGAACACCTGTATAACTGTATTTGTAAAGCACCTTTCATACGAGATTTACCGCTCAAAGggctttacaagaaagaaatcacatgcagcgagtgagtgcttcacatagaaGAGACAGactggacataaaaacagataaaaaatgaatgtaaaatacgACGGAGACTAACACCCACTTGATAATGATTTAAAAGtaagagaataaaaataaagatagGGTATTATTAAGTGGAACATTTAGATCAGGTCCATGTGACCAGTCGCTGCAGGCGGCATTAATCAGGGCTCTAACTagcatttattttcataattgaTCAGTTGTTTGTTCTctgaaatgtcagcaaaatCGTTACAAAAACACCCAATTCAAGTCCCCAAGAGCCCAAGTTGACGTGTTCACATGCGTGACCGTCATGGGACCGCTGCcctgtaaatgtgtgtgcgtggacaACGACCTGGCATCAGGTTGAAGCAGATAACGTCTTTGTCCGCTGAAAATAAGTCCCAGGTCgtttaaataataaaaggaaTAACACCTAAATGGATTGCCCTTTAATTTCAGAGCCTGGTGTAATCCAGCCAGTCAAAGACATATTGTTTGGGAAAGTTAATACCTTTTTGTCTGCGCCCCCACCTTTCAGCCCCACTCACGAAAATGTGATCTTATGATGTTACACCGAGTCGCAGGGcgtgtctttgttgttttgtttcgtgggctgaatgtgagtgtgttacCTGTCTCTGGAGATTagcttgtgtgtctgtcctACCTGGCTGAACTGGGTGTGGCCGTGTCTCATTGTCTCCCACAGTGGGCGTCTTTGTGTCCGGTGAAAGCCTGGAGCCGCAGAAAAGAAACTACTGTTACACAGGATGTGTTTTGTGCCCGTTCGGCGTGGTTTTAAGACGGCGCTCTGCGTGTTTTGCTCTACTCTTAACTTATTTACGACTGGGTAATAATTGACTGGTTCACGCCAGTGATCTGCAGCACTGAAGGAGCTCCTGTGTGGAAGTGTCTTACATTTCCAATCTACAGCCAGAGCTTTGCTTTCTGGGAGTTTAAGCCGTGTTTTCTGTTTAAAACAAAACCTGCTGATGAGTGTTGAGGACGGGGTCTTGCTTCTCATTCAGAAAATGTTTAGATTAGACAGGAAGTAGGTAGAAAAAGCTATCCATGTTGGGCTGAACAGTCTGATTTTAAGCCTTGTATGCCCCGCCCCCGACACGCAGACTTATACAAAGCACCTGCCAGTTCAATAGAAGTAACATAATCAAGAAATTGCAGCGTATTCCTCAAAACACCAGCTGCCTGACTGGTGGACTTTTTGCCTCTTCTGAGCTCTGTTTTCTGGCTTTACCGAGGCCCAGATCCTATTTAAAGCtttgctgctctgttctgcATGTGTTACGGTCCAATCAGCGCTGAGCATAATTATGTAACAACAGGCTTTAGACAGAGTCTGTGTCCAAAACAAGATGTTTTCGGTGTGAGAATTAGCTTCTTAACGCAGCATGACGAGTGCTGCAGTGTGTAAAAGGGCCCCGCTGGTGATaaaaactcacacacagcaacaaaacctGATGGGATTAAATAAATAACCAATGGATGTGAGTAGAGCAGATGAATGTCATGAGCTTTTCAGAAAAGCCAGTGTTTTTATCCATCAATAGGATCATTGTGAGAAATGACGCAAAATtcaaaccttttcaaacatttcttttgtaCCAGATATTTCCACAGTTGTTATTTTCTAATATGTGAGTCCTCTCTAATGATTAAGAGGATTGTGTGCTGTGGGGTGCTAAAGTCAGGCAGTAAATCAAATTGTGCCGGAGTGTTTCCGCCCCGCGTTCACAAACGAAGCTGTGACGCTGTGcgaagcaaaaacaaaaacagaatgtgatcacttgctgatcctttttgacacaaAATCACAGTgcagacagtatatttaatgttccacctcatcagcttcatcgaTTTTTGTCAATGAGCGtgatgaaaggggcatcctggaaaggctcagctgaggatggagcaaggttcaccgctttgtgaacacatgattggagctcagggacacttcagAAAGCTGTTGTCGGTTTGTTTGTAGACGATTGCGTTCTTTTTTATTTACCTCTCACACAGCGCCCTGACCTTTGTGGAATCGGGGCTGTAGAACAATCACACCCATTGTCCCAATAACTTGGCAGGAGTAGCAGTCAAGAGCTGCTGTGGTAAACTCAGTAGTGGTCCCTGTGGGAGTGTTTGTGTATACAGTGATTGGAGACATTAGCCGGGgaaaaactcaaaaaacaacaacactgacaagaGAAAGGGACAAGGAAGAGTTCACAATAATTCATATGTGCTAAAAGTTACGTAAACGGCAGCGCCTCCAGCTTGTCTCATGAAACTTCgacaaatatttttctttcacCTCCATGAATAAAAGTCTGTGTCCATGCAGAGATTGATTGCGtgtgtttgtatcagtgcaaTTCAAACTGTTGCCTTCACTCAATATACAGTCTTGTAGTCACATGAAGGTAGTCACAGCTGTAACGTCGGCAGGTCCGTTCTACAAACTGCAGCGAGGTCATAGTGATCACTGCGTTGATCATCGCTGATGATTagcagcaggacagacaaaGATGTCCGTGTGGAGTGTGGTATGGACGCATTTCTCCCAGTAAatcagcacagtgctgctgacacGCCTTCACATGAAGGTGACATCATGTTTCCAATCAGCTGACTGGACTTTGTACCCAGGGAACAATCTTACCTGTGGAAAAGTTGACTTCACCTGTGTCCTCGTTTAGGTCCTGAAATGTGACAACCAAACTGTTTTACTCCTTTAAAACTCTGACAAAACTTTACAGCTCGATGCAAAATGAGCTGAACTGTAGGAAAATGAGTGTGGAGTCAGAGTGTGCCCGCATTTTGCAATATTTCCTTAATTGGCGAGCTGTTAAAGGTCAACCCTGTTGAGGTGGAGTGCTGCTTTGCTATTAATTTTGATTGGCTCTTAAAGGCCTGCTGTCTTTTTGGGGGGTTTCAGTTGAATAAATGAACCATGCCAAACTCTCCAGCCCTTGTTTTGCTGAGGAGGCTGAAATCGGAAACCCAATTATCtaactttttttcttgttgaGAACATTACCATATAATTTGCTAACCATCTAGAAACTAGCCGAGAAGCCCACCGTGTTCTCGCTCTTATAATGCCTGCCAGTGGTCTCAGGTTCATTATGAACCTACTTGTAAAACTCAAAGTTGGATCACGAGCGTCATCGGAGCTGCTctcacaccatcacacacatctTTGTATTTCACGTTAAGGTATGTTGGTATAATCCGACCTTTATTCGGTGGcttgctgctaaatgctttttttttttctccacagatgagATTGAAACTGCTTCCTGCACCACAACTACAGACACCCGGTGCCAGTGCAGACCGGGTACCTTCTGCGTCCCGGATCAGGCCTGCGAAGTCTGCAAGCGCTGCGCCAAGTGAGTGACGTTGACTTCTGTCCTGAGCTAGTTCACCTCCGGAGAAGAGAAGACTCCTGAGGACTTGTGTGTTCTAAcatcactttttcttcttcttctaaattGCAGGTGTaaatcaggagaggaggaggtgaagaagtgCACCCCCTTCTCTAACACCGAGTGTCGAAAACGGGATCCGTCCCCGACCAAGACCCCCCCGGCCCTCCCCACACCGCCCCCGTCTTCTGCACCAAACATTGGTAACTTCACACGAAGccctctgcttcacattcagCGTTACCTAAAACTGAATCGCACGCCTTCACTGACTTATTCCTGTTTCTTCCAGTTGTTCCTGTCTGCATTTCCCTGTTCTTCATCATCGTCCTCATCGCCATCGCAGTGGCCGTGTGGTGGTTCAAGTTCAAGCAGCGTTCGTGTGAAATCCCATGTGAGTGGACATCGTGGACGGTGTGTTtgcagtgctgctctgctcGCTCAGCGTGGATTCCTCATGTTGTTTATCTGCTTTTAAACAGGTTTAAAGAGCCGCTGTGACTCCAGTGAAATCGTGAAGGTTCCTATTGACGAGAGTGGAGCCACGGCGGAGGAGAGACAGAATAATCAGAACGCAGGCCTGGAGGGCGAGGAGTCCCGCCCGGAGTCACGGCCCCTGCTGCAGGAGACGCAGGCCGGGATGACCAAGGCCTCCCCTGCCCTCGAGGATGAGGACCGAGGACTGGGAGACAGTTTGCCCAACACCACTAGTTCGTCTCAAACCAGCCTATCAGCTCTGCCCACAGCCGCCTCCTCCGGCAGCACCCCCCGGCAGAGCCCCACCGCCTTcagactgcagcctgcagacatGGTGAGGGGGAAGAAAGATctcagtttgtgtttcatttgacatttcattttcagattttaacCACCCTCATATTTGTCTCCTCTCTCGTGCCGCAGGACGATCCTCTGCGACATCGACTGGTGCCACTACAAGGTAAGACCGGTCGCCCCGAAAGGCCGCCGAAGGCAGAGAGCGGCCCCGTTTATCAAAGTTCATGTCAGTCCACAGCCAGCACAGATGAACAGTGTCCCCTCTAGATCTCACACTAGCTGCTTGATAGATCATTCTCATGACAGTCAGGCCATATCGAAGCCTTCAGGGTGTTGGAACATTTTTCCTCATGCTGGATTAAAGAGGACATGGCTTAACAGGTTTGTTTGATCCTCTATTAAAAATACTATTGAAGCATCCCCTGAGGGAGAATGTGTCTGTACTGGGCCCCGGCGTTAAAGACCGTATGATGTCTCAAGCCTTTAAGTTCATGTTAAGGTTCCTGAGACGGTCATTGTAGGAgaatacagacacaaacataaacatgtcacTGACGTTTGGCCTGTTTGAGTCTCTAAATCTAAACgttttctgtttatctgtttttacAGGGTCAGAGAAATCCCTAAAGAAGAGCTTCGACCTGTTCGACGAGTACCTGGACGTGCGGATCCATAACAAATTCTTCAGAATGATCGGAGTCAGTGACAACCACATTCGGATCGCGGAGAATGGCGCCCCCGGTGACAAAGTGTATGAACTGCTGAAGAACTGGATGCAGAGGCAGGGACTGAAGGCCGACATCAACGACCTGTTGGACGCTTTGCTGAGCATGGACCAGCGGCGCTCGGCCGAGAGCATCGCCTCCGCGGCCCTGCAGAGAGGCTACTACAAGCACGCCGACACGCCCTGAGAGCCGCAGCGAACACACAGTACTTAATACAGGAGAactgaaagcacacagacaccaTCGGTGGACGTGGTGTCTCACGAACAGGCTTACCTCTCTGTGGCCGACCGGCCACGTCTTCAAAAGCCAGTAGTTTTAAAccgaaaaacacaaaaaggggAAAGCGGAGCCGGATCGATCAGCGCTCTCGGCACGCCGACTGCTCGCCAAACGCAGAGGCgtaacaatgaaaatgaagaatgaGTTCCACCAAAGACCAACGTGAAATAACATGAAGGCGTCAGCTCCCGCATGCAGGAACGGCTGCGTGTTTTCGGCTCTAGTGAAGCAACACGCACCCAGATACTGAAAGCTCGGACGTCTCTGGGCGCGTGTCCCTCGTCTGGTCCTCCAGCCAGAGCAAAGCACACTACCTGGAGACAAGGATATACACTGGTTTATAGGAGTGGCATTAGCTGTGCCACTAATACTGTGCCTCTCTGTTGCACTGACCTCTGGCACATGTAGGATTTGAGACTAAAATCATGctatgtttgttgttttgtagaTTTAGGCTTCTCATGTGTAACAGTTCATGGACGTTTTCCTGACGAGTGATGATCAGAAACTTTACCTCTTCGATGCCATTTGATAATCTAAATTCACGTAGGTATACGTTTTCATCGCGTCGGGGGAGCGCGGCGATGACAAACGCTCTCGCCCTTCGCCGTCCAGTCATTTTTACGTCCAGTGTTACGACAAACGCGACATCGGAGAAGGAATTCCACAAGCTGTTTCTGTCGGAGCAACTGTTAATAGCTAAGCTAATAGCTTAGCTTCAAggtcattttatttattgacaTATTTATtgtaatgaataataattaacCGACATTATttataccaaaaaaaaaaaaacgacccTGGAAAACAAGCACACgctgtttttgtgttcaggGCAAAATGACTGACATCCAAATTTTCAAGGTGCGGTCGAAGCTCGCGGCGTTTCGTTGGCTTCCCGCGCCGCGTCGCGTGCCAGTTAGCCTCCGCCGAGTCGTGTCACTTCACATTGGACTTGAGGTGACATCAGGCTTAAAAAAATGAGGATTGACCTGCTGAGTCTAACGGTCAGAGCGAACAGTCCCACGCCCGTCGGCGGCGACGTGGCGCGCCGGCGCGGATTGTTTCGACTCGGTTAGACTCAAACAAGATGAAGGAAACTTTTTCtggatttaaaaagaaactcAAATTTCTCCAATTCTGTCCTGTGTACATACGAATGTCCAGAGAGCGTCCAGGCCTCACAGagtgtatatgtatatacgCGGCGCTGTTGACAAACCAAAACTTAATGAGGTATGAAGTGATGGAGAACCACGGGAACACCGAGCGCAGTCGCTGGCTGTCGACGTTGTGGTTTTTCCAGTGAGATTGTGCCCTTGTTTCTGCAGTCTCTATGTACAAAGCAAAGAGTTACAGAGTTATATATTATTGCTGAGGAGTGACGCTACAGTGCTGGCACTGCCATCTGTTGACGGACAATGAAAATACAGCCTGCATCAATTTCTAGGGACCCTTCACTTCTTCTTTAACGCTTCTGTTTCTTagactgttttctgttgagATCCCCTGAAGTGGAGCAGCAGTGACTCGGCTTCAGCGCATGTTTTGTTCACTCTCTGGCAGTTCATGTGAGcgtatgtctttttttttaaaagatcatttctgtgtttttacttttacgTATTTCATTACACGTCCTGAGTCGTTCAATTAACTTCCTTCAACGTGTGTAAAAGCGTTGGCGTTAAGTCATTTCCTCCTTAGTTATTGTTTGCTTGTCATGGATTTCAGATATAAATTATGCAAATTaaacaaagctgtttttaatgtcaatttcaaataaatgttttgtacAGATAAACTCTGAAggcttgttttcatgtttggttacacaaacacaaacacatcagatgttgaaacagagaaatgtgttttttgaaaatgatgtttaGAGTTTGACGCCGGCAACGTGTTTCAGTAAAGTTTGGACGGTGGCACTGAAAGGCTGCAAAAGCTAAAaggaaacagctggtggaagTTAATCAGGTtaactggcagcaggtgagtcacaTGATCGGGTATAAAAAGAGgatccagagaggctgagaggcgAAGATGAGGAGGGCTGAACCACTCTGGTCCTGAGCTCATTTAAGGTGGACTGAGGACGCTGCGTCCTCTGggctaaagaggagagggatgtGATATCAGCAcaaagttcaaaagccagcatccatgatggggggggggggggggatttgtGCACATGATGTGGGTCACCTGCACATGTGTGAAGGCTCCTTTAATGCTGAACCACATATTCGGGTTTTGGAGCAACACGCTGCCAAAGCAAACAGGTCTTTTCCAGAGGGGGGCTTTGTTTATCTCAGCGAGACAAcgccaaaccacattctgcacataCTCCAGCAGCGTGGCTCCGTAGTTTCACCCACTGAAAATATTTGGCTTTTATGAGACGTGAAATACGACAGAGGAGACCCccgaactgttgagcagctgaactCGTACATCAAGCAGCAACAGGGAAACATTTTACTCTCTGAATGACAGCAGT
It contains:
- the tnfrsfa gene encoding tumor necrosis factor receptor superfamily, member a, whose translation is MNFDPVVGKLSVSVLVLLIGLVCHAAELPASQWSSDEYKNLTLRRHRTCVENEQYLYQGLCCLNCQAGTFVLKECERDQEQGTCLSCEHGQTYTEHSNGMNRCLPCTHCRSDEIETASCTTTTDTRCQCRPGTFCVPDQACEVCKRCAKCKSGEEEVKKCTPFSNTECRKRDPSPTKTPPALPTPPPSSAPNIVVPVCISLFFIIVLIAIAVAVWWFKFKQRSCEIPCLKSRCDSSEIVKVPIDESGATAEERQNNQNAGLEGEESRPESRPLLQETQAGMTKASPALEDEDRGLGDSLPNTTSSSQTSLSALPTAASSGSTPRQSPTAFRLQPADMDDPLRHRLVPLQGSEKSLKKSFDLFDEYLDVRIHNKFFRMIGVSDNHIRIAENGAPGDKVYELLKNWMQRQGLKADINDLLDALLSMDQRRSAESIASAALQRGYYKHADTP